GTTCTAGGTACCTGCAAAACAGAACATTTCTCAAATTTGCTCATTAATCGCTGAACGATTTCCTTGTATGATGCCATCGTCCTTTCCCTTGTCTCATATGTTCCCTCAATTTGTAAAGCAATTAACTGGGAATCTGTGAAAACCTCCAGGTCTTTGGCTCCAGCTTCGTGGGCGAGTTCTAGCCCCAAGATGAGCGCTTCATATTCCGCCTCATTATTAGTCACGGGAAAGGATAAATAAACTGCTACCTCGATCTCGACTCCCTTGGGTCCTTGGATCAATATGCCCGCTCCTCCATTGTTGGCATTTGAGTAACCGTCCACGTGCAGCATCCATTTCGAAATTTGTTCTTCAGCAACCAAGGGTGACTTGGGCTCGCTGGAGAGCTCTGTCACGAAGTCCGCTAGCATTTGCGCTTTCTGCGCGGTCCTGGGTTGATAATCCACATCATATTGCCCCAATTCCACGACCCATTTGATTAGTCTCCCAGAGGCTTCGGGTCGCGACATCACGTGTTTGAGGGGGTGGTTCGTTAGCACCACCACTTTATGCGACTGGAAGTAAGGTCGCAATTTCCGAGCTGTTACAACTAAAGCAAGGGCTAGCTTCTCCATTTTAGAATATCTCGACTCCGCGCCCTGAAGCATCTTGCTAACATAATAGATCGGGTTTTGATTGTTTCCCTCTTCTCTCACCAACACTGAGCTAACCGCATTCGCAGATACTCCCAAATACAAAAACAGTGTTTCCCCTTCCTTCGGATTTGCGAGCAGTGGGGGCTTTGTTAGATATTCTTTCAATTCTTGCAACGCCTTATCACATTTGCCACTCCATTCGAAGTTCTTGGTCCTTCGCAAAACTTTGAAGAATGGGAGGCTCTTATCCGCAGATCGCGAGATGAATCTACTCAGTGAGGCGATCTTTTCCGTCAGTTTCTGTACATCTTTGATCGTGGATGGAGGTCGTAAGTTTAGGATAGTCTGGATCTTCTCGGGGTTCGCTTCAATTCCCCGTTCGCTAACCATATACCCCAAGAATTTTCCACCTCCTACTCCAAAAGTGCACTTATCTGGATTCAACTTCATTCCGTATGACCTCATTATACTGAATGCTTGCGCGAGATCCTTCAGATGATCCTGCGACCTCCTACTTTTGACCAGCATATCATCTACGTATACTTCAATTGTTTTTCCCAGGAGGTCGCCAAACATCCTGTTTACCAGTCGTTGGTATGTTGCACCCGCATTCTTCAGATCGGAAGGCATGATGTTGTAGCAATAGATCCCCTTGTCAATGATGAACGATGTCTTGTCTCTATCTTCTTCAGCCATGCGAATCTAATTATACCCCTGATAGGCGTCCATCATCGAAAACATTTCAAATCCCGCCATTGAGTCTACCATCATGTCGATCCTTGGTAAGGGGTAAGGATCCTTTGGGCAAGCTTTATTCAGATCTGTGAAATCGACACACATGCGCCATTTCCCGGAGGATTTGGGGACAAGCACCACATTAGAAAGCCAATTAGTGTATTGGATCTCAGATTCGTACCCGGCTTTAAGCAGTTTGTCGATCTCCTGTCTGATGacttcattttattcactgcCAAACGATCTCTTCCTATGTTGTACTGGTCGAGCCATCGGGTCGACATCCAACCGGTGCACAATGACCTCAGGATCGATCCCTGTGAAATCCGATGGGCTCCATGCGAACATGTCAGCATTTCACCTCCGAAATTCAATCATGGCCATCTCCCCATCTTTCATGTTTGCTTCTATCCGGGTTGTCTTGTCTGGCTCATCCGGTACGAGCTGCACCATCTTGTACTCATCGCTGGGTTTTAAATGTTCTGCTTCATAAGGACGAGGCTCAACGTCTTCTttgacttttcttttcttccggCTGGGTTCCCCCTTCAGCGATAGGTTGTAACATTTGCGAGCCTCTCTTAGGTCACTGGCTAGTTCCCGGGTCCCGTTCTCTGTTgggaatttcattttcatgtgGTAGGTAGAGATAACGGCCCTGAACAGATTTAAGCCTGGTTTGCCTAGAATTACATTGTACGCGAACGGGGTATTGACCACTAAAGACTTCATCATCAACGTCTTTCGCTTAGGTGCTTCACCCATTGATACTGGCAAGTCGACCGTGCCTAGCGATGCTACTTCGCTACCTCCAAATCCCACCAAGGGGGTCCTTACTGGTTCGAGGCGGGCATTCTCTAACCCCATTTTATCAATCACATTCTTAAATATGATGTCAGCTGAGCTCCCACTGTCGATCAGTACTTTATGAATGGTAAAATTCGCGATGTCCAGTTTGACGACTATCGGGTCGTTCATGTCTCTACTCTCTTTCGGCCTGTCCGAACTATCAAAGGAGATAGCTTCTTCCTCCTCAACTTTAAGGACGAACTCTCTTTCTTTGCCCGAGCTCATGGTTCTAGCGCATCTCTTTCTGGTCCTGCTCGAATCACCCGAGCTCGAGCCCCCTACAATTGTGTAGATTACTCCTTTAGTTGGAGCATCGTTTCCGCTAGGGGGGGCTTTTTCCATTCTCGATGCGCCAGGATTCCGATCCCGACTTCTCGACCTACTTCTCCTTGTTTCCTTACTGATCTTGCAATTTAGGGGAACTCGATCTCGAAAGTACCCCTGCCTAACCAACCTCTCAATCTCGTCCTTAAGCTGGAAGCACTCCTCCGTGTTGTGCCCCCTCTCACGATGAAATCtgcaatatttgttagaaaactTTTTAGAGGGGGTGTACCTGGTGTGCCTTGGCCATTTCAGAACATCTGCATTTTCAACCATCATCAGCGCCTTCTCACGAGACATGGCCAACGGAGTGTAGTTGTGGTACTCGGGTTGGTACTTAGGCTCTCTGGGCTTATCTGGTTTTTGTTTACTCCCTCCTCCTCTACTCTCGTACGGTCGCACGGTCACCTGTTCGTGCTCACTCCGCTCAAAATCTTTCATGGCGTTCATCTCCTCCTCATCTATGTATTTTTGAGCCAGCGCCATTAACTGCTCGACATCACTCGGTGGGTCGCGTGCGAGAGCAGATGTAAAAGGACCTTTCCTCAACCCATGAATAAGGATGCCCACTATCATATCAATCCTCAATTCTTGCACCTCCAATGTCTCGTTGTTAAACCTTCCCATGAAGTTTTTCAAGGTTTCATCTTCCCTCTGACGGATATTGAACAGATGAGTCGCCGAcctcttttgtttcttcttactcgcgaaatgaaaattgaacttttgTACTAGTTGTTTGTAAGATTCAATGCTCCCTTGGGGCAAATTTGTGAACCATTCTTGGGCCTTTCCCGTGAGCGTAGTTGCAAACAGTTTTGCCATGATGGGAGCCAGTTGTCCATATAAATTCAACACCATTTCAAATGCGGCCACATGTTCTTGCGGATCCTTCATTCCGTCATATCTCCGCAAATCAGGTACTCTGAAACCCGGTTCGACTGTTTAAATCAGAATATCATTACAGAAAGGAGAATTCTTGTTGTGCAAGACTATCTCCCCTCGTTTCTTCAACTCATCGATTTGTTTATTCAAGCTGTCTATCTGTCTCCCTACGCTCTCGACCTCAGCCCGCGATATTATAGGCTCTCTTCTCTTTGCGCGAACATGGCTGCTGGACCCAGCATCCGATGAGGCCGGTCTCTTACTGCAACGTTCCTGTTCGCCCTGTACTCGTGACTCTCTCTAGGGCTCGGTGTTTTCGAATAGTTGTCTCCTTGCGGTTTCTTTGACCATCGGGGTCGCAGTTCTTCTCTCATATTCTACAATGGCATTCCGACTCGCTTCTTCTATCATTCTCTGCAGTTCTTCTTTTGTTATCTGGATTGTAGTTCCTCCTTTTCTCGATGTCTCTTCTTCCCCGGCGTTCCTTCTCGATGAACCTTCCATGACGATAATTCTCAGacgttcccacagacggcgccaactgatccggCTCGAATTCAGCGATCCCGGGACACGAACTCGTCACAGATTGCTAACTCCTCCAagatcagattttgggttccttGAGAATAAGACAAGAACTGTGAGCTCATCGGGCACGTctccgacaatgaccctccgacgctcaagttaggttgatcgagagaaaaatGTGCAATCTCAAGGTTCGATTACAATAGATGCTGAACAGTTACCTTAATTACGGCGTTttgggtctatttatagagcgCAGCTGGATACTGTtgactgggccacgtggccttatcctgCTAGCTCGCGTCCTGATCGAACGACTGtgattgtccgggtcttcaaAGCTGTTGTTCGaaccgggtcgggtcctctACGACCCGCCCGCTACCAGAGGCACGGATCCTATGGCGAAAATACCttaatacccttaatgaagggtatttttgctATTTCATAGTAAATTGTAGTAGATAcctatcatatatatatgtatattgacAACGATTATATACGATTCCGGAATTTCGACCTTAGGATTGAATCCTGTATGTCCCTGTTTGGATTAGATTGACAGAATTTCTGGTTCACCTCTTCCATAGGAAGGCCCTCTACGGCATTGCAAGTTTGGTGGTTTTCTTCTAAAACTGGATGAGCTGACAACGCAAGGTCACCGACCAGGTGTTGCTCGAGTTTGCATAGAATTGGACTTCATGAAGCAGTGTCTAGACTCAATTTGGATTGGCTATAAAGGGAACTTCCTACAGAAGTCTGGATTTACGAATTGTGCCCTAAATAGTGTACAATACTGATGGAACAGAAGCAATTGAAAGTAAAGAATAATGAGAACACGTCTTGGATATTCTAGAAAACTCGCATTAGAaagtaaaaatagtttattgcTGAATGAATCTCTTAAAAGAGTTATCAACTatttaaaggaaaagaaaaaaaaactatttaaNNNNNNNNNNNNNNNNNNNNNNNNNNNNNNNNNTAGTCATGTCTAACCTCAAAAGCATCCAGGACTCGGCCTCACCTAGATAGCAACACTCTAGTAAAATACTAGACCAAAAAgataactataaaaaataataaaaaaaatacacaaagtctactaaaaaaatcaagagatataaaaaattatggaacggtggtcaaaataataaaatttcgCAATGATTGACGACCCCACAAGAAAAAGCGTTGGATTCTCCTTTTGAAGATGATCGAAACGGTAGGTGGCACGTCTCGTAACTCCAATCCGATCAAAAGTTATGGTTGAATTGTTTGAAATTCTACTATCAAACTATGCAACCCAAGCACTAATCCTTCGACTTATGTCCATCCAAACGCTCCAAAAATTCATCCTCCTCGCATTCTATATTAGAGATGCAAGCATTTGGCCAATGGGATGGAGGATTGTTGGGAAGGAAACGAAAATGAGCAACTTGTAAAAGTGGCTCAACCTGAGGATTTGTGGATCCTCATCAATAAGAAGAGGGAAAGGAATGCTCAATGTGAAAGTATGCAAGGGACAAAGGAGGGTCTGAATTTGGTGGCAAAGGGAGGTGTTGAGAACCAATCTCAACCAGAAGTAACTTTAGTTGAGCAACAATCTATTTCGGGATCAGTCAATAAAGCAGCTGACTGGGTGAACTACAGGTTCTTGCTAATAAGGTTGATCTCGAGGGGGAATTTTAGTAGGTTAAAAATGTGCATAGAGATAATGTTGATTCAGACAACTCTAACTGCATGCTGAGTCTCGAAACAATACCAGAAATGGGTGAAACCGTGAATATGAAGCAAATCAATTTCAGGTGATAAGGATATCATTGGTGCGGATTTGCTTTACTTGGGCAAGAATGAAGGAGCACACTCGGGTGCTGATGACACTAACCACATTACAATTATCTGTTTGTTTGATCTTAATGACCACATGTTGGCAAAGGGGAGGCTACGATTGTAGGAGACGATGAATGAGAATATGAGGCATCGcctgaaaattatgaaacatcTCAGCAACCATCGATTGAGGATAATaatttcatggaatttaaaGCTAAAGTTTGTCATCGGCGTCTACATTCAATGTCTAGACCGGATAGAGTCATGAGCAGAAGCTATTCCTGCGCTCGGTACACTTCCCCTCAGCGTCAATAATGAATGATGTTATATGGAATATGCGTGGGATGAGTAAAGAACATACACTTTGCCTCTTTGGTATTATTGACCCTAAAGTACAGTAGGATGAAAGGTTCACATCGATTTTTTCAGACGtggttaaaaatttaacaataaaatctGGTGTTTCATGAATGACCTTGTCTAGTTGGAGTGCACGATGATGAACAAACTACTACACTTATGGCTTGAAGTGGTTACTATATGGAAGATCGATTATTGCACTATTATGTACTAGAGATGCCATGAGGTAGCAAGGAGATTAATATGGGAATTCATGAGTGTAGTGGCTGGACAAGGGTAGTAGCGGTTTATAGGAAGTGATTTTAATTTGGTCCTGGTTTCAGAGTGTTTCAATGGTGTGTACCCCGTTCACCACTCCATCAAAGAGGTCTGGAAGACGATTTTTGTTTGTGGCTTAGTTGATGTCGGCTTTCAAGGAAGTCAATTTATATGGATGACAATTTACTTTGGTAGCAACTTGATCTAGTGTTGTTTTGAGTGAGTGGGTCTATTCGTGCCCACAAACACAAGTGAGCCATTTGTCATGTTGTTCTTTAGATCATTGCCCCCTACTCATTTAGGTGAAGATTTAGGCTACCAGAGTAACGTCCTTCTTTCAGTTTTAGAACATGTGGCGCAAACACACGGGGTTTATGCAAGTTGTGGAGGAATGCTGGTCTTTGCTGGTGAAACTTACGGGCATGCTTcatctaaaagaaaaattgattcGCTTAACTAAGGACTGCATCACTGGAATAAAGAAGTGTGTGGGAACATTTTTTAGAAGTTAAAAAATGCTCAAGGGACGGTGATTGATAGTGAGTGTACCTATGATTCCGACCCAACCGATTAGAATATGAAGGCTACCAATCGAGCCATGCTATGTTACAACAAATGGTGGCTGTGGAAGAGGACTATTGGAGAAAGAAATCGTCCTATAAATGGGTTTTTGAAAACCTAAACACTCGTTAATTCCACTCGCTagtgaagaaaaaatgagTTGAGACAGTTATTGCATCCATTTAGTCTGAAGGACGGATGTTAACAAAATACGTTGATATTCAACATTCGACTGAAGATTTATTCCAGCAGCTGCTCAAAATTAAGCTGAGACAAGGGTTTGGCTTATTTTTACAACATCCTTTAGCTGATTTCCCCGTCACATGGGGAGAAACTTTGCAACCAATGATGGACGAGGTTAGGAGGGTGATTTTTAGATGGACCCAGACACTGTGACTAGCAAGATGGCTTTAACGTTGTCTTTTATTAGAGGTGctagaaaattattaagatGGATGTTTTTGGCATTGTCTTGGATTTTGTTTCCTACCACCCCATTGCCAAAGAGTTTCACAACCACATCCATTGTGCTTATCCTAAAGGTTAAGAGGCCATTGTGGTGGAGTGAATTTCGACCAATTAACCTGTGCAACACAACGAATAACTTACGATGAAGTTACTGAATGACCAACTCAAGGTTTTCTTACTATCGATGATTTCTTCCATTTAGAGTAGTTTTGTCTCAACTCAATATATAGGGGATAATATTCTACTAGCATAAGAGATTATGCGGTTGATTATCATAAAGTATTGGAATGTGGCTTTGAAATTAGATATGGCGAAAGCATATGATAGAATCAACTAGGATATTTTATTGGATATTCTCGTTCGACTTCGATTCAACAATCTCTAGCATCAGCTGATTAGGCATGACGCAGAATTGTTGGTTCTTGGTGATTGTCTACAGATCAGTTTGTGGTTCTTTTAGTAATCGAGGGTCTTCTGATAAGGAGATCCTCTATCACACACATTATTTATGCATGCCTCCAAATATCTATCTAGAGACTTGAATAGGTTTGTTTGGTAGTAATTGGACAATGTCTTTCATGGGTAGCTATGGAGTCTTTAGCATATGTTGATGATGTCCTCATCATCACTAATTCTAAAGAGTGCAACCTTGCAAGGGTAATGGAGTTCCTAGAtgattttgttgttgttttggGCCAATGTGTCAGCATTACTAAGTTCTTTTCTTGTGGCACCAAGGCCTTGGCGATGGTTGTTCTATGTGTCAAATAGATGATGGATTTATGTACAAACTTTTCCCCTTCACATATTTAGGTGCACATATATACATTGGtcgaaagaaaattaaaaattttttgaGGCCATGACTAGCGTGGTTGCCAGATAGGAGAAGGAACTCTCATATGGTAGAAGGCTCCAATTGATTAAATTGGCCCTTTTCTCAGTGTTGATTCACCTCCTGTACATGTTAAAGCAACCAAATGAAGTTCTCTTACGTATTGAAAtgttaaccaaaaaaatattttggagcTTTTTCGACTGACAAAAGCGGCTGCACTGGGTGTCGTGGGCATGGATGTGTGCTCCAGTAGTCAAGAGTGGTTAGGGGGTGCTTCGTTCAACATATATGGTGCATGCATTCTCTTGGAAGTTATGGTGGTGATTCCTGACATGGTCATCTTTGTGggctatttttctaaaaataaatattctaagtGTACATGCCCGactttgataaaaaattttcacgACCGGCACTGCATAGTGGCATCGTATGCACTCGGTGCAACAACAGACGGAGGACTCAATGTATTGGTTGGTGGGCCCGAGGGAGTTGTGTTTTTGGCACAACGACTAGTTAGGTAAGGGTCGTTATCTGAACTGATTCAACCACCATTTTTTCATTATGAGcttgttaatttttgttgtaagaAGGATGCTAGGGTTGTGCATAAGCTCCAACAAGTGCTTATGGATGCATTTGTACGAAAATTATGTTGATCCCATTCGATGAAAATGCATGTGATAGGTCTTAGTGGAAGAAGCGAGGTCATGCCTCTTTTTCATGCGTTGAATCTGGTTTGGGATACCATGATGCAACGACCATTGTTGGATGATCCATGGCACACTTCCATTCAGCCATCAATCTCCATTTTTGGCTAGCGGTtgctacataattatatttctgttGATGAACGCATGAGGAAAAGGGTTTAAAGATAGTATAGTGCATTAGTTCTGCTGTGACCATGTTGTTAGTGTATCGCATTTGTTTCTACTTATACTCGCTACCATAGCCATCTCGGAGTGACAACGGGACTTCAACTGTAGGACTGAACTCTTCAACCCAATCGCAGATctattttttgtcaactttGGACGTGCAATCTTTCTTTCTACTCGATTCATAGTGAATGCTTTCTCGTTCTTACGGTACGGATAGTCTGGGGGGAGGAGCTATCTGTGGTAGTCAAAGTAGTACATCTTCCTACTGTTCTGCAAATAGAATGCACGTGTCTCATCCATACAAACTGGACAACCCATAACACCAGCGGTACTCCATCTCGACGCCATTTCATAAGCGGGTAGGTCATTCATGGTCCACATCAATGCGGCGGATCGTGAATGTCTCGTTCTTTTCATTGTTGAGCGTCAGTACACCCACATGCCAAAAATTTTGCAAGTCCTCGATCAGCGGCTGTAGGTAAACATCAATAAGATTTTTTAGACTGGAAGAACCAAGGATCATCATTGTTAGAAACATATACTCAGAATATGCACATTTTGGTGGGAGATTGTATGGTGTAAGTATAACGGGCCAACAAAATACGCACAATCGTACCGCCTATGCGACGCCCATTCGTGCACAAACTGAGTCTAAGAGTACGGGGCTCCGCTGCAAAACTGGGATATGTCCGATCAAAATGCCTTCATGCCTCCGCATTAGACGAATGGCACATGGATCCCTCCTTCGTCTGATGGTTGGAATGCATCTTCATTTGCTTGGCAGTCGCTTCTAAAGCATACAACCTTTGCAAGCGAGAGATAAGAATGACATACGGGGTCTAAGAATGACATACGGGATCTTCTTGCGATTAGGATTTCTCCCTAGTTGGATTGTATGTAGCTTCTTCAAAAAACTTACAGTAGTCAAGATCAATGTCATCTTTGTAGTACAACATGCAACCATTCTTACACGTATCAATTTTCTCCATAGATAAACCCAAGTTTCTtatcaattgacaaataaagggttaaagttgttCCTTGATTAAAgtaatttcaaatatcaacGAAAATTTGAGAGAGATTAACgaacaaaagtataaaaatattagtgggaTAGTGAGAGACCAAGAAAATTTGAGACAGAttgagaaaatagagagaatataagaagaatggaaaaagatagtgagattaaacAGAATGagagaaacatatatatatatattatatatatggggaTATTTGGAATGGTCTTTGGCACGATCCTTGGATACAGAAATAGCCATTAAAGTATAATCTGTAACTGTCTTGGAGCCACATGTAGAAATGGTTTTGtatctattaaattatagttGCTGTACTATGTTTGGAACAGTCTTAGTAATACATAGTTAATAGTGTTAAAGGCAAAATTCGTCCCTTAACTTTAGCTATTTTtcatttagtcctttaacttaTGCTATTTCATTTTAGTTCCGTAACTGTCCAAAACCACCCGATTTGGTCCTCTGACATAATCTGACCAGATCTGGGCTATCCTTAGGCCGACGAGATTCTTTCTTCTTCGCACGAGCggatatttctattttttatagacAACTGTGGCACTTTTCGGATCCATTTCTGAGGAGCAGACGATCTTGGCTTAGTGAGATGcgccttttttctttttctttttatgttctTACTCTGGTTTCAGATAATCCCTCACCCAATTCCATATGAGGATGAATCCAATCTTAGGGCATTCAAATCTCAGGGAGTCTGAAGACTACCTTTCCATGCGGACCATTTTACCCCTCTACTACTTTCAAGTGCgaattttaatccaatttcACTATTCTTGCATTCTTATGCATATTTTCGCTCATGCTCAcctagaatggtatcagaacctaggtttattgaaggAATATATGtctatattacattttgatattatgtatccactaatggaggagactctttgaGAGAAGACGGAACCAAAGTGAAAGTTCGAACgaaaacagggaatatttccaaattctaaaaatacagagaaggaaatttctcatggaaattcttgacaaatgtTACAACGGTCCCAATaggattgatccaaaacttctcacgccagaagaagaacgtgaatggctgagaaattttgaagttcaaCAAGTACTACTAGAAAATGCGGTGAGGCGTttacactccactgaagtccatggtagaatcccagcgAAGAGAAGCGAAATGGGTAACTTCCTACATAATTACAGTtctcaaaattatgattaaaggaactgattggaaagaactcgagccggatacattgaagatctcccaagatctgagggagatataaaagacagttcaagactatggacataggttgaTTCATATacctataaaaatagaatctttgagccagaaggtggacgaggtccttaagatTCTTCCCGGTCTACACAAGGACCTTAGAAATCTGAAGGCAGAAATTGTAGATCTAAAGAGAAACCAAAGGGAGAATTCTGAGACATCAAAATCCAGGCAAGAGGAAATTagggacgcccttggaacagtacctcttctacatcaGAAGGGGTAGGCcatggagattccaaagcTAAAGACTAGAGAAGATCTAATTATCGCATCAATCAgatgtataaaataatggaggtgaTGAGAAcagatctatcagatctacaagaattggcatAATCTCCAACTTGGGATTGTGATTTAGTCAATATTCAACCTAATaaaatcactccagcactaccactgTCGGAGCGAAGCACAAATTCCAATGATTCTCCATAGGATCAATCGATGACAGAAAGTGTGAATTTCCATACTAATGCCACCCCAACGTTTGTGAACCAGGCTAAAagaaaatccaggaagaaatTCGAGAAAAGTGCCTGAAAATACACCGTGGGcgaggaccatgctccagccctagcatccatatggcgctatactAAACTTTGATGTtatgaatttatgaaataCTGAGAAGTTGATAGACGAGTGGGTTGCAacc
This Sesamum indicum cultivar Zhongzhi No. 13 linkage group LG5, S_indicum_v1.0, whole genome shotgun sequence DNA region includes the following protein-coding sequences:
- the LOC105162327 gene encoding uncharacterized protein LOC105162327 produces the protein MKDPQEHVAAFEMVLNLYGQLAPIMAKLFATTLTGKAQEWFTNLPQGSIESYKQLVQKFNFHFASKKKQKRSATHLFNIRQREDETLKNFMGRFNNETLEVQELRIDMIVGILIHGLRKGPFTSALARDPPSDVEQLMALAQKYIDEEEMNAMKDFERSEHEQVTVRPYESRGGGSKQKPDKPREPKYQPEYHNYTPLAMSREKALMMVENADVLKWPRHTRYTPSKKFSNKYCRFHRERGHNTEECFQLKDEIERLVRQGYFRDRVPLNCKISKETRRSRSRSRDRNPGASRMEKAPPSGNDAPTKGVIYTIVGGSSSGDSSRTRKRCARTMSSGKEREFVLKVEEEEAISFDSSDRPKESRDMNDPIVVKLDIANFTIHKVLIDSGSSADIIFKNVIDKMGLENARLEPVRTPLVGFGGSEVASLGTVDLPVSMGEAPKRKTLMMKSLVVNTPFAYNVILGKPGLNLFRAVISTYHMKMKFPTENGTRELASDLREARKCYNLSLKGEPSRKKRKVKEDVEPRPYEAEHLKPSDEYKMVQLVPDEPDKTTRIEANMKDGEMAMIEFRR